From the genome of Populus trichocarpa isolate Nisqually-1 chromosome 15, P.trichocarpa_v4.1, whole genome shotgun sequence, one region includes:
- the LOC7464476 gene encoding caffeic acid 3-O-methyltransferase 3, giving the protein MGSTGETQMSPAQILDEEANFAMQLISSSVLPMVLKTAIELDLLEIMAKAGPGALLSPSDIASHLPTKNPDAPVMLDRILRLLASYSILICSLRDLPDGKVERLYGLASVCKFLTKNEDGVSVSPLCLMNQDKVLMESWYHLKDAILEGGIPFNKAYGMTAFEYHGTDPRFNKVFNKGMSDHSKIAMKKILETYKGFEGLASLVDVGGGTGAVLSTIVSKYPSIKGINFDLPHVIADAPAFPGVENVGGDMFVSVPKADAVFMKWICHDWSDEHCLRFLKNCYDALPENGKVILVECILPVAPDTSLATKGVMHVDAIMLAHNPGGKERTEKEFEGLARGAGFKGFEVMCCAFNTYVIEFRKQA; this is encoded by the exons ATGGGTTCAACAGGTGAAACTCAGATGTCTCCAGCTCAGATATTAGATGAAGAAGCGAATTTTGCCATGCAACTGATCAGTTCTTCAGTGCTACCTATGGTCCTCAAAACAGCCATTGAACTTGACCTTCTTGAAATCATGGCTAAAGCTGGCCCTGGTGCTCTCTTGTCCCCATCCGATATAGCTTCTCATCTCCCTACCAAAAACCCTGATGCACCTGTCATGTTAGATCGTATCTTGCGCCTTCTGGCTAGTTACTCCATTCTTATTTGCTCTCTAAGAGATCTTCCTGATGGGAAAGTTGAGAGACTCTATGGTCTTGCTTCTGTTTGTAAGTTCTTGACCAAGAATGAAGATGGTGTCTCTGTTAGCCCTCTCTGTCTCATGAACCAGGACAAGGTCCTCATGGAAAGTTG GTATCATTTGAAAGACGCGATTCTTGAAGGAGGAATTCCATTTAACAAGGCCTATGGAATGACTGCATTTGAATATCATGGCACGGATCCAAGATTCAACAAGGTTTTCAACAAGGGAATGTCTGACCATTCTAAAattgccatgaagaagattctTGAGACCTACAAAGGCTTTGAAGGCCTCGCATCCTTGGTGGATGTTGGTGGCGGGACTGGTGCTGTGCTTAGCACAATCGTCTCCAAGTACCCTTCAATTAAGGGCATCAACTTTGATTTGCCTCATGTCATTGCGGATGCCCCAGCTTTCCCTG GTGTGGAGAATGTTGGTGGTGACATGTTTGTTAGTGTGCCCAAAGCAGATGCTGTTTTCATGAAG TGGATATGTCATGATTGGAGCGATGAACACTGCTTAAGATTCTTGAAGAACTGCTATGATGCGCTGCCGGAAAACGGGAAAGTGATCCTTGTTGAATGCATTCTCCCTGTGGCTCCTGACACAAGTCTTGCCACCAAGGGAGTCATGCACGTTGATGCCATAATGCTGGCACATAACCCCGGAGGAAAAGAGAGGACCGAAAAGGAATTTGAGGGCTTGGCCAGGGGAGCTGGCTTCAAGGGTTTCGAAGTGATGTGCTGTGCATTCAATACGTACGTGATTGAATTCCGCAAGCAGGCCTAA
- the LOC7464477 gene encoding nascent polypeptide-associated complex subunit alpha-like protein 2 isoform X1 gives MSPGPVVEAEPAAFSTTEEVKSTVEETLQKKPPQQNEDEPVVEDVKEDEKDDEDEDEDDEDEDDDDDTPGANGSSKQSRSEKKSRKAMLKLGMKPVTGVSRVTIKRTKNILFFISKPDVFKSPNSETYVIFGEAKIEDLSSQLQTQAAQQFRMPDMSSMLPKSDASTAAASAPPEEEEEEVDDTGVEPRDIDLVMTQAGVSRTKAVKALQTNNGDIVSAIMELTT, from the exons ATGTCACCCGGTCCCGTCGTTGAGGCTGAACCCGCCGCCTTCTCCACCACCGAGGAGGTGAAGTCAACTGTGGAAGAGACTCTGCAAAAGAAGCCTCCTCAG CAGAACGAGGATGAGCCTGTTGTGGAGGACGTGAAAGAAGATGAGAAGGACGATGAGGATGAAGACGAGGATGATGAGGACGAGGACGATGATGATGACACCCCCG GTGCTAATGGGAGTTCAAAGCAGAGCAGAAGTGAAAAGAAGAGTCGCAAGGCAATGTTGAAGCTTGGCATGAAACCTGTTACTGGTGTTAGCAGGGTCACTATCAAGAGGACCAAAAAT ATACTCTTTTTTATCTCAAAGCCAGATGTCTTCAAGAGCCCAAATTCTGAGACTTATGTCATATTCGGAGAGGCTAAGATAGAGGATTTGAGCTCTCAGCTGCAGACACAGGCTGCTCAGCAGTTTAGGATGCCAGACATGTCATCTATGTTACCAAAATCAGATGCTTCTACTGCAGCTGCTTCAGCACCaccagaggaagaagaggaagaagtcgATGATACTGGGGTGGAGCCTAGGGACATTGATCTGGTTATGACACAGGCTGGGGTTTCTAGGACCAAGGCTGTCAAGGCTCTCCAGACAAACAATGGGGACATTGTCAGCGCTATCATGGAGCTTACTACTTAG
- the LOC7464477 gene encoding nascent polypeptide-associated complex subunit alpha-like protein 2 isoform X2, with protein sequence MSPGPVVEAEPAAFSTTEEVKSTVEETLQKKPPQNEDEPVVEDVKEDEKDDEDEDEDDEDEDDDDDTPGANGSSKQSRSEKKSRKAMLKLGMKPVTGVSRVTIKRTKNILFFISKPDVFKSPNSETYVIFGEAKIEDLSSQLQTQAAQQFRMPDMSSMLPKSDASTAAASAPPEEEEEEVDDTGVEPRDIDLVMTQAGVSRTKAVKALQTNNGDIVSAIMELTT encoded by the exons ATGTCACCCGGTCCCGTCGTTGAGGCTGAACCCGCCGCCTTCTCCACCACCGAGGAGGTGAAGTCAACTGTGGAAGAGACTCTGCAAAAGAAGCCTCCTCAG AACGAGGATGAGCCTGTTGTGGAGGACGTGAAAGAAGATGAGAAGGACGATGAGGATGAAGACGAGGATGATGAGGACGAGGACGATGATGATGACACCCCCG GTGCTAATGGGAGTTCAAAGCAGAGCAGAAGTGAAAAGAAGAGTCGCAAGGCAATGTTGAAGCTTGGCATGAAACCTGTTACTGGTGTTAGCAGGGTCACTATCAAGAGGACCAAAAAT ATACTCTTTTTTATCTCAAAGCCAGATGTCTTCAAGAGCCCAAATTCTGAGACTTATGTCATATTCGGAGAGGCTAAGATAGAGGATTTGAGCTCTCAGCTGCAGACACAGGCTGCTCAGCAGTTTAGGATGCCAGACATGTCATCTATGTTACCAAAATCAGATGCTTCTACTGCAGCTGCTTCAGCACCaccagaggaagaagaggaagaagtcgATGATACTGGGGTGGAGCCTAGGGACATTGATCTGGTTATGACACAGGCTGGGGTTTCTAGGACCAAGGCTGTCAAGGCTCTCCAGACAAACAATGGGGACATTGTCAGCGCTATCATGGAGCTTACTACTTAG
- the LOC7464477 gene encoding nascent polypeptide-associated complex subunit alpha-like protein 2 isoform X3, producing MSPGPVVEAEPAAFSTTEENEDEPVVEDVKEDEKDDEDEDEDDEDEDDDDDTPGANGSSKQSRSEKKSRKAMLKLGMKPVTGVSRVTIKRTKNILFFISKPDVFKSPNSETYVIFGEAKIEDLSSQLQTQAAQQFRMPDMSSMLPKSDASTAAASAPPEEEEEEVDDTGVEPRDIDLVMTQAGVSRTKAVKALQTNNGDIVSAIMELTT from the exons ATGTCACCCGGTCCCGTCGTTGAGGCTGAACCCGCCGCCTTCTCCACCACCGAGGAG AACGAGGATGAGCCTGTTGTGGAGGACGTGAAAGAAGATGAGAAGGACGATGAGGATGAAGACGAGGATGATGAGGACGAGGACGATGATGATGACACCCCCG GTGCTAATGGGAGTTCAAAGCAGAGCAGAAGTGAAAAGAAGAGTCGCAAGGCAATGTTGAAGCTTGGCATGAAACCTGTTACTGGTGTTAGCAGGGTCACTATCAAGAGGACCAAAAAT ATACTCTTTTTTATCTCAAAGCCAGATGTCTTCAAGAGCCCAAATTCTGAGACTTATGTCATATTCGGAGAGGCTAAGATAGAGGATTTGAGCTCTCAGCTGCAGACACAGGCTGCTCAGCAGTTTAGGATGCCAGACATGTCATCTATGTTACCAAAATCAGATGCTTCTACTGCAGCTGCTTCAGCACCaccagaggaagaagaggaagaagtcgATGATACTGGGGTGGAGCCTAGGGACATTGATCTGGTTATGACACAGGCTGGGGTTTCTAGGACCAAGGCTGTCAAGGCTCTCCAGACAAACAATGGGGACATTGTCAGCGCTATCATGGAGCTTACTACTTAG